cttcctcgacagactttatcgaggttgcaaatgcacttgaggagctattggtacgagactcgggtacttgagacaaaaactattggaaaggttccagtatatcaaagatctctctggtcagccttatttatcttgcttaggaattttaggaaaatgatagaacacccgacacccacatgtgcccgacctaatgggcaaccttttttagtatgttcaagaggtgtgcagacgatgcaggaatgcacattatagccctaatctatatgtgaacagatggttgatcaagctacttgacatgttttgctgtaaagaagagtatcgagcatatggttaaagcatggtaagcgagaggtgcaatctgactgatcgtactaagaatgtagtaagaacacactggacgtgaagaagcgcgtggtaagaaaattagtgtgaacgtgttagacgccgtgagaaccaggcaaggatgttaaaagcacgcagtatgaactttagaactgcacatttttcgagtttgatccccgtccccaccgagtcaaaattttcaggaagcagtatgatcttcatggtctttgcctgagagtgatcaggacattagtgactgtacattatatgcttatgacattaaactataaaaccattattatggcacaatgtgctacaatttgacaaaaacagaatattacagggacatgcaaatgtaaatttgattacgctgatcaaccgatttttcccaaagaaatcatgatgatctgaaaggccagggatgttcacatggtctatcacactaacataattaatgaattatatagttttattaactgtcattagttctcttagtgtaaataaattgaaatgaatacagcaacacttacaaattctgagtcacgaaaactaatgacaaagtgaaacacatgtcatttattcactaatacacataacagactaaaacttcgtttgctcaaactctgataattcgaacaccattcttcaattaatctatcgtcaggtcccaaacaaattcctttataatatatttttcgatcactcatactagtactaccgataattcgaataaatttagtcggtcctgatgggttccagttaccgaagttcgaatgtatttataattaattaatttacaattgttgtaaagttctgcacaagactgttgcatttttaaactttcttgatatgccagttatatacttaattttgattcatataaatgcattatgacttttcttttgcttaatagcacattttatccaagggagacaacatttttcatttttgttggaagagcggtatttttgttaatataatatgtttggatttattcaggcaggtggttttagcttattatactgataactgtaagtgtcaatagaaattttatatatgatattgtgtatttttgaaaatatatacatatatggtggccatcttggatttttcggccatattggatttttcggagtgggtctcatgctcatttttagtattttgccctaaagtagttatgtaccaagtttcatgcttttcccattttctgaagtatttttacaccattttactgtactataaCATAAGTATagaaacagaattcatggatctaatgtataaaatatcaaaaaagtaaaaaatattcacatatttAGGTCTACGAGTTAACCTATATATCTGTATAtattagggcaatagatttatataaaaaagagaggcccttcaatggatcatttttgtatgttgcATAACAATATaatgacataatcatgttttcaaatcaaatgactcatccaaagattcatgaaataaaagaaactgatatttttagaTTCGGCATACatcaaaatagttacatacaaggtttggtgctttcttcacaaaaggaaacatctttttcctataacctacacACTATTAATAACAAACTGTCATAAAACACAAACACCCGTTGGACTGAAGGATGTAGGTGTGACCAATCGGTAGACTCCTTACATCCTGTCGCTTGGATATATTCTGCTTCCCGGCTTCTTGTAGTAGGTACGGCTATATTTGGGGAGAcaaaataaccgaaaacaatataTAGGCTTGAAGCCGTAGCTTCAAGCCTTTAGAgcagacgcagtggtccagtggtaacactgtctgactacaaaaccaggggtcgtgagttcgaggtcccgcttctccaactaaaattactaacatagggataagagtcccgtgtattggtgctttacatctggcacgctaaagaaccaggaaagcttctggaattggtcttctgtatcttgcactatcctcttactaacattactaacagtcttctggaggagtcgcccatatgggttaccggtggcgactataaataaacttaatatATACACACACATGCTCCAAGCCAAAAAGCCATATAGCATGTATAAAAACTtacttaaaggagttcatcacaatattttgtgcgcagctaaatcgcgcagcaagcgatatccactgtaaagttcagaattcgccgccgaaagtgcataattgtcggatatgtagcgcactcgcgcaaaatatatcgtatgtactgacaatataggtcgtgcatccatattttacctttaaaaatgatggtgctttattggaggagtagttgtaggaagtgctcgaatcgaatacattgtggacagccaatttgaaagtaaactatttcgtccagtaatgatgcagccgactccaagtcaaataaaattccagaaaatcttaacgtagatatatctccttcaagtttaaatgtgacttcctaaaaatgttgttatactttttgtgccccatcccgttTTTCACCTagttagaccagagttatggcccttgatagtcaaattgtgcataaagggtctaaacatttgtgtcgcacgtacctcaaaattatatgcgccaagagtcatgaaaccatacaagaattaaattcagcatgcgaagttgtgcaccagtgcttttatttgaggtttcactcaataaaaacagatttatgtcccttgacgtggtcaaatatatacgtaaatgggatgtgaaagcttgtgtagcacgtatctcaaaaagtatttgacctagaggcatgcaaccttaaaagagcattattccgcatgtgagtaagaatattggttaaggaactgataataacattgtgcaatttgttttgtaagaaaaaaaatgttcataatttttaggtgggtggggtaatgaaaaaatacttttgtgggtggagtgaatattttttaatttttcttgaaaacaagcacgggttggtattatttttttggtttagatttttttgtcttagttctagcttacataatataaaatatggaaaaattctgtccgctagatttttcatatcattaagaaatacttcgtgtttttctcagtttcagatactttcaacatctgtcaagagtaatttttctgagttaatatatctacatgttgacattttatgcatagttatagtggtgttataaattcggatgcataaacagtaacattagagtgaaacttcgaataaataattgtttgcagtagttttattatgacatgtatgtactgtttcttcagacaaaaataccgatttgatgttcttaataaactttgaatattgaaaaaagaagcacgggtacctactatttttattttttattttaacttgttatacatcaatctataaatatgcaaagttacaaaaaattctgtccgctagaaataattgtgaaaaacatctttaacaacACCGATACCGGTATGGAAGGTAAGATCAAGCCTGTGCTAATTAGATGACTCTCATTTCTGATTATACGTAGATAAAAAGCACAGCAAAGGCggtattacactttgaacttctTTAGGACCGGATATTGGTCACGTGTCAACCAGTGTTATATATTGTTATGACGTCTGTTCgaaatttaacaattttgcaAAATGCGAAAAAAGGCTATGTTCATTTATATggatatttattttttgctgtttttcaCTTCTTTCCTTTTGACTTTTCTTTAGTGTATTACATATACCTTTTCATTCgccatttctttaaatttgttctgttttcgtGCTTGTCTGTTCCATTTATTTACAATGGAATGCAATACAATTGTTTAAAATTCCGAGACCCTTCGCACACAGTTTAACATTTGATTTGACAAAGGCAGACAAAAGTCTGCTGCTTCAGCCCGCATTTAGTTATAAGAAAactaaagccctctacagacggtaggtttttgttgtacaacaccaattaaatttaagacgtacagccaaatattatcgtgtgtacgatgctaatccttgatttcgtaaatcttaagtcttgatttacagattaggacatgttctatttcgtaagttttgccttacgtaccacccacgttgacaagcaacaaattggtaaataattagctGATAATGGGGctagtgaatgaaattccagagaTAATTGCCCAAAATATAAACACAAAGCTGAAACAAAATGGCCTGGAAAAAGGATGATATCGAAAAGCTTAATGAATTATACCATTCCCAAACATATTTATGGGATATAGAAAACCCAAACTATTCAAAAAAGGATTACAGATTAAGGAGTTTGgcattattaaaagaaaatttggatAATTAATACACAgatgaatatttttactttttttattaatggTTACATTTTCTCAGTACCTGATACACTATGttcatttaacaaaattatttaattaaatctATCACTAAAATAATAcgtttttatagatttttagctcataggaaataaaataattttaaacaaattcatttttaagAGAATGTTATAATTCTTGCAAATACATTTAACTCATATGATACACTGATTGTCAATTGATTCGTTTTTGTGCTGTCAATGTATAACCAAATTCAAAGGTTATTCTGTTAACTGTATGTTATATACATTTCAGTGGAAGAAATCAATACTAAAATCAAACATCTTCGATCCTACTATGCTAAAGAATTGTCAAAAGTTCGAAAATCTACAAAGAGTGGATCTGGTACGGATGATGTTTTCAAAAGCAAATGGCCATACTTTGCCAGCCTGGATGCCTTTCTGAATGCACAGATTACTCCACGACAGTCGACTAGCAATTTGGTATGGAATATATCTCTTTATGCCAACTCCCACTGCCATGGTACTTGTCCATTAGTATTAAACTACTCACAATATTCATCTCTGACATTACGTGCATTGTCTGCATTTCTGTTTCCTGCCTGCTGTTCAATGTCGAAGACTGAATCTCGTCGTTGCTCATTTCTCCACTCACCAGGCCTGTCACTATCATCAAAACCTCCAGCAGGAGTATATATATTTCTTGACCTTGCCCGTGAAAAATTGTGTAATGCACAAATTGCAAGCACGATAAGAGATGCCTTGTCCGGTCCAAGAGCTATAGGCCTTTGAAATACTCCAGATCTGCTTGTTAAAATTCCAAAGACATTTTCAGAGATTCTTCTGGCTCTGGATAGTCTGTAGTTAAAGATCCGTTTGTCCATGTCAAGTTGTCTGTTGGGATAGGGTTTTAAAAGATATGGTTTCAAAGGAAAAGCATCATCACCAACAATTACATATGGCACACAAGAATCTCTTCCAGGCAGGGGTCTAAGGGGCGGAACTCCAATCTTGTTTGTTTCAAGAAGTTCGTataattttgatttgttaaataCTCCGCTGTCATTGGATCGGCCGTTGCATCCAACATCaacataaacaaaattataatctGCATCAACTATAGCCAATAAAATGATGCTGAAAAAGTGTTTGTAGTTATAGTATGTAGATCCACTCCGAGCTGGGCACTTTATAGCTACATGTTTACCATCCATAGCTCCAATACAATTAGGAAACTGCCATTTCTCTTCAAACTGGTTTGCAACATTCTGCCATTCTTGGTTGGAGTTTGGTACctttaaatataaagaaaaaaaaaacattacatttcagGATTCACAGACTGAAGATGAGGAAGCTGAGGAGAGAGACACTGAAGACACCCAGATCCCAAAACCAAGGAAGCATAAGTCTGGACCTGCAGCCGCTATGGCAGAGGCTGTGAATGTTCTGTCTGAGATAAGAACAAGGTTTTCACAGGGAACATCAAGAACAGAGGATACTTACACAAACGATGAAGACACGGTTTTTTATAATATCTAAAATAGAATTCCTCATAAAGGTATCTTTCTTCTTGATCAATGGTGTCACTAATTCTAACAGCTCAGTAAAAGTATCTTTATCCATTCTCACAAAATTCTTGTACGACCTTGGGTCTTCCTGCCTCAGTTCCTGCATTAGTGCATGGTAAGCTCCATATTGTCCTCTACGTGCAATCCAAGGGCCAACCCATTGTCTACCGCGTACACGATCTCTATGTTGCAGGTTAATTGCCGGCATAATCATAATCACACACACAATTGCAATAATTCCATCTACATCCTGCATGGGATCCATTTTGGAGGGAATATTTTTGGAGGTAAACTCTGTGATTTATagggagtggaatactgtctgtatgtgaaaagtgtacaattttaaaattgtacatctttgagataattggtgttgtacaactaaAACCTatcgtctgtagagggcttaacagatttagaaaatatcaacaaagtcgtaaaataataattttaaacaaactgaatataaaattgacaaatcaGTAATAAATGGCGGGAGGATGGGGGAGGGGATATTTGTCGTTAAACAGGGGGGTAAAGAGTGGGGAGGGGGTGAGGTGCATCGGCGGGGACGGCATGTTCCGTTGAAATTTCTACGACTTCATGTAGTACGAAAAGTTTTATTACTTCTATTGAAAAATACGTTTTTACATTTcggaaaaaagtatttaaagcaCGGTGACACAAATTCTATGGAAGTATTTTCTTGAATCCTGTAAAGAGAGaatctaaaaaaaatctaattatcgtatttattttatttctgttgagtttaacgtcgcatcgacactattataggtcatatggcgactttcaagctttgatggtggaggaagatcccagttgcccctccgtgcattatttcatcacgtgcgggcACCTGGATGAACCATctaccttccataagccagctggatggcttcctcacatgtagaattcaacgcctcgagtgaggctcgaacccacatcgatgaggggcaagtgatttgaagtcagcgaccttaaccactcggtaaCAGGGGACCCCTAATTAGCATAGTTAGATAATAATATATGCATCGTAAATCCAGATCAGACTTaatacaaaattatattcaaTCTCGCATTTGCGagctttttaaaatgatttattgcCTTAATTGGACACGTTAACAATTTTATGACTATAATTAAAGGATTTCATTTTCATACCTTTGACAGATAGCAAACTACCGTATGAATCAACACGAGAGGTACAACTTTCTTCAAATGCAGAATAATAAACTAATTTGTGTCCGGATGACTGGTAAAACAttatactattattttttttgatCTTGTTAAACACCGTAAATTCAACTCACACGCCACTGATTATTTATGATAGGAAATTTTACGCTAAAggcaaagaaaaatatctttttagtaTGTGTAAAGCAgatcatttaaataaaatctacttCCCCTTAATTGTTAGCAAAATAAGCAGGTACTCCTAAGGAAATCgcgattttaattttaaaccttAATTTTTTTATACGTTATAtaataaatttgtgaaattttacgGTTTACGATAATTTCGTTATTGAATGAAACGATTAAGATGTTTCACGGTTATCGTTGTTTTCTCGCTGCGCAGGCGCAATAAACTCTAGTTTTACGGTTCTCATTTAACGGTGCGCATGCGTAATTGGATACGAATTTTCATTTACACGTTTCTCTTTTCTCACACGATTATCGTTTCATGAACGGTTACCGAACGAATACCGGCTCGTTTCCCGAAATCGCAGAAATTTATCGCGAGCTCCATTGTATTATCGGGACACAGTACAATCGTTATAGACAATATGTCTTATCATTCCATGCTAACTGAAGACTTTATGTCACCGTCAACTGCTCTTCGTATCGATGACACCAGGGATTTGTTACGAAACAGGCGTCTTTTAATGACGACATTGTCAAGGCTGCAATTTGGGAGATAGTCAGAAAGAAAAAGTCACGTCTAAAGTTGATGTGCTTGAAATAGAAGCTTGCAACAAGGTCCTTCATTTgcacacgccccccccccccccccccccactatgTACAAAATGCTGTCTAATTTTTCATACATCTATGTACATGTAAGTTAAAAATATTACTGTATACGTATATTACATGTACAAGGTAAAGTTCATATTGAATTAACTAGATGGAGTAAAACACTTTTAGATAAGAGATCATAGGAGACTCCCAAGTTCTTTATATTGATATATGTCTAAGGTAAGTCGTCATCCATCTTTGATTCATGTGCACGGAATATATAAGCAAGCACCTGTAACTCATCTAGGCAAACAGTTTAGGTTATATAATGATACACTGCCTAAAGTTCTATTTCATAATTGCAGTGATTGCACAATGTAATTTACATCTacgttttttcttcaaaatattgtcATACATTGAAATGTTGTGACGTATAAGTACATGTCAGTTTTGTATGGTATTGAGTTCCATGATTCTATAAA
The sequence above is a segment of the Mercenaria mercenaria strain notata chromosome 3, MADL_Memer_1, whole genome shotgun sequence genome. Coding sequences within it:
- the LOC123528006 gene encoding uncharacterized protein LOC123528006; translation: MDPMQDVDGIIAIVCVIMIMPAINLQHRDRVRGRQWVGPWIARRGQYGAYHALMQELRQEDPRSYKNFVRMDKDTFTELLELVTPLIKKKDTFMRNSILDIIKNRVFIVCVPNSNQEWQNVANQFEEKWQFPNCIGAMDGKHVAIKCPARSGSTYYNYKHFFSIILLAIVDADYNFVYVDVGCNGRSNDSGVFNKSKLYELLETNKIGVPPLRPLPGRDSCVPYVIVGDDAFPLKPYLLKPYPNRQLDMDKRIFNYRLSRARRISENVFGILTSRSGVFQRPIALGPDKASLIVLAICALHNFSRARSRNIYTPAGGFDDSDRPGEWRNEQRRDSVFDIEQQAGNRNADNARNVRDEYCE